Genomic window (Musa acuminata AAA Group cultivar baxijiao chromosome BXJ1-9, Cavendish_Baxijiao_AAA, whole genome shotgun sequence):
AATGCATGTTAGGTCGAAGCCATAGGCAAATCGACCTGCTCTAACAAGTTCTCTGAAGTGGAATGCATGTTAGCTCTAAAAGGACAAGTTTGATTGTCATTGGTCACTATTCCTTTCTtcatctctttctccttttcctatTTTTGTTGATTCAATTCCTTGATTTTTAATATGCTTTTCATAAATTCAATAATCATATCTTTCTTTGCCCTCCCAATCTCAAGGAATGATTTTCTAGCTTGGCCGTAGCTCAACTATTCACTTGGTAATTCTCTTTGATGTTTCATTCAATCTTTTAAGTGAAAGTGTAAGAGCCTATAAActaattatgattttcttttacaTTTTTCTAACTGATATGTCAAAATATAGTGCAAGTCTAAGCCCAACTTAGTTGAAGTATACTAACTTAAAACATTCTGGATTGGTTAATCAGTACTTCTTATTTTAGATCATTGCTTTTCCACTTGATGAGTTACCCTTTTTGCATTGAATTTACTCTTCTTGTCCTACCATTTATCATGTCATGGCACAAAGTTACACAATGTAACAATGAATTATAAATTTTGAACAAAACATAATTTGTATATGTCTATATTCATATACGTGCTTCTACACATCTTGGGATAAGTACATGCCTAATGTACTTTTTACATGATGGAGTTTAACCAAAGCATAAACCTCCTGTAGGGATGTAGGACTAGGCTTATGTTAAGGTTTGTCTGAATGATGAGTCTTGAATGTGGATTAGGTTTTTAGCCTTCAAGTTGCTCATTGTTTTTAGGGTTAAGATTCATTTTAGCCCATGTAGTTTTGGAAATAgatcacttaagcccttatgatttactcgtgtctaaacTAACCCTTTACATTTttaaaacgtagcatataagctcctcctgtcaagtttgagttaacagacgttagagtttacttacgtgacatgttgactcataataaactattaatataatgtcacgtgtaatttaagtttaaaaaaaaagggTCCATTTCACCCTTTGTGGTTTTGGTCATGGACCACTTAAACCTTTATGGTTTTGTTTGTGTCTAATATAATCATTACGGTTTTAAAAATGTAACATATAAGCTCCTCTCGTCAAGTCTAAGTTGACAGACGTTATAATTTGCTTACATGACATGTTgcctcacaataaatcattaatataatgatacgtataatttaagtttaaaaaaatatctatcttatcgaggaagaggaagaggaagaggaagcagcgtAGGTTATAGTGGCGGACGAAGACGAAGAAGCAGAGGTAGGAGATGCCGAAGGCAGAGGTGATGGAAAGTTGGACCACCACATTGTAGGCACGATGGGTGGGGGCGCAGGAAAGGACGAAGTGGAAGGTGGTGGGACGAAGATgcccaagaggaggaagagggaccagGAGACCATTGCATGCCTAACGTCGGACTAGTCGACGCACATCCACCTGAGGCAGGATCGTAAGCTCCTGAGCTTATCGTCAGCGCGGGAGAGGCTGCGTGCATGTGACGCTCTGCTAGGCAGCAGCGGCTTAGTGCTGTTGCTAGTGGTCGCTTCTGCGATAATGCCTCCTCTCGTCATTGATGGTggtctcaatttttttaatttaaattacacgtgttactatattaatgatttattatgagtcagcatatcACGTAAGCAGACTTTAATGTTttttaactcagacttgacaggAGGgatttatatgttatgtttttgaaaatgtaggggttattttagacatgagcaAAACCATAAGGGTTTAAGTGGTCCATGACCAAAACAACAAGAgctaaaatagatttttttaaaaatttaaattacacgtgtcattatattaatagtttattatgagttagcatgTCACGTAGACAGACTTTAAcatctgttaactcagacttgacgggaggggtttatatgctacgtttttaaaAATGTAGGAGTTATTTTAAATACAAGTAAACCATAAAGACTTAAGTGGTCCATGACCAAAACTACATGAACTAAAATGAACCTTAACTCTTGTTTTTATCCTTATGATATATTAATTTTTGATCTACTTAAATATTTGTATGTTGGACTTAGTCCTTTTATGCTATATAGGAGCCTTGGAGCCTTCCTGTTTTATGTCAACCTGTTCTGGAACAGGCTTATCTAACTTGATCTAAAGTCTTAGACAAATAGGCTTTTCTCTAGATTTGTTTTTGTTGCAAAACCTTTTCATATTGCAGGCTAAACATTTTCATCTCTTGGCCTCCATAAAACACTTTAAAGTTGAACCTTTAGGAAACTTTCATTTTGCACTGGTTGACATATAGGCAGATGACTCACTGGTCTTATAAATTTCAACTCAGAATAAAATCTTCAGTAAACTTCTGGTTGACATATAGTCTGATGCCTTGCTGGTCTTAAAATTCCACCCAGAATGATACTCTACAGTATATTCTGTAAGGATTTGACTGTTAACTGGTAGCCTGTCATTATAAAATGATTGATTAGGTTCTTTCTTGTTGTATTATTTTGGCTAATGTAAGTTGCAAATTCTGACTTTCTTTATTGAAGTTCGTTAAACATATATAatacataataataatatgatatgCTTAATATTTGTCTGACTGGGCTAATTTGATGAATTTTGCCTCACAGGGGTTTCCTTTTCTTTCAGCTATCTTATATGCTTAAATTATATTTTCTAAATATCTTGCAATAAAATTTAGCAAATTTAACGGGAGCTGACTGCTAAGTGCTAACCAGATGTTTCCAGAACTAGTAATGATTGCTTCTatgtagcatgactaatatgctgTGGTGTTGCACATGCAAAATATAGAAAAGAATTCTTATCTTGCACAGGTTATCGTTAGTTTGTCATACACCGTGTTATTCATCTGGACATGTGATAGTAATGGTTCTCCTGGGTTCATCTTGTTTTTAGCATATAATATCTATGTTAAATTAAAAAGCtgaataaaagtttaagtttcaaTTGCATTAATTGTGGAACTCTTTCCTTTTCTTGTAGGTCCAGGAGCACAATCATCCCCATATACTTCTACTGCAAATAGGAAATACTTTTTGTAAACTTCCTGGTGGACGTCTGAAGCCTGGAGAGAATGGTAGGTTTTCATTGTTAGTGGAATTTTATATCCTTACTCCACTCTTTCTGAGCTCGTTAATTGCTCATGACAAATTTTCACACATCGGATCGTGTCTGAGCTGTGTTTATGTGACTACACTCATCAGAAATGGAGGGTCTGAAACGAAAGCTTTGTAGCAAACTTGCTGCAAATTCACCTTCCTTTCAGCCAAACTGGCAGGTACATAATCTCCGCCTTCACTAGATCCACTTTCTAGTTATAGATCAAAGAATTCTATAAAAAGAAAGACTATAAGAATTGAACATAATTCATAAAGCAAAATTTGCTGTTTTGTGTTTGTGGTTAAATCATATTCAAAGAAGCATTCATCATTACaagaaaaataattcatgaaCATCAACACAGTGGCCTTCTATATAACCTTAGTCTCAGCAACTTGCATGTTCCACTCCACATTCTATGCCACCAGAGGTGGCAGATGGCTAATTGTTCCCCAGTTTGTTTCTGATTTCCTAAACCATTAACCAGCATGGGTATTCATCTGGAAATTTGTGGTGTTGGAGCAATTATGAGTTCTACTTACAGTTTTCCCTGTTATAATAATTGCAGGAATGCTATCAGATTTCTGTTGTCACTTGTTAGCTTAAGTCCTTCAAAACTTTTACTTTTCTGCATGGGTCAATTTAATTACTTTACCTGTGTCACGAGTTGATAATGAACTGGTTGCTATTTCATTGAATTGTTGCGGTACGCCGGTACATATGTTTACCATGTTGTTCTGTGAATTCTAGCAGTGAACCTCTTATGATGGTGATATTGAATTATTAGTTACATGTTTGCTTTAACCTGCAGATCGGGGAGTGTGTTGCTACCTGGTGGAGGCCGAACTTTGAAACAGCAATGTACCCATACTGTCCACCTCACATAACTAAGCCCAAGGCAAGTTGCATTTGTAGCTTTAGAAGTCGGATGCAATTTAGTGGTGACCAATTTCTGATTCGGAACCTGAATGTTTCTATTTACAGGAATGTAAGAAGCTCTTCCTCGTTCACCTGTCAGAAAGAGAGTATTTTGCTGTTCCAAAAAACTTGAAGCTGCTTGCTGTTCCACTGTTTGAACTCTATGACAATGTTCAGGTACCAGTATTTTCACATGACATTCTAAATATACAGCAGACATCTTAACCGTTGGAAGATCTGCTTTATTACAACAGATGCAGTCAATGGTTTATTCTGTTAAATATTAGTGTTGtgcattatttttttaattcctcGTCCATTATTAAAATTTCTTATAGATAAATATACCAATTTAACTAGATATTAATTTTCAGAGATTAGCCTATATATTCAAAGCATAATATCTTATGTATATTGGAAACTGGTTTTGTGGTCTCAATTATCTGTTAATTTTACCTTATTtgcaatttttctttcttttacctTATTTGTAATTGTAAGGTCCTAATTCCTAACTGTATTTCATTTTTTGTGATGGTGGACTTACATTGTAATCTACATCACATGGTAAACTAATATTTTTATTGGCCATTTTACTGTTTTTATTGGGTATACCTTGTTTGCTGACTTGAGAAAATCATGGATAAGCTGAACCTGGCTGTTAAAATGAATGCAGAGATATGGTCCTGTTATATCTACAATTCCGCAACAATTGTCAAGGTTCCAGTTCAACATGGTTACATCCTAAAGCTGGTGGAGCTAATGTGGTTACTTTCAAGGTAGTTTGCATGGGTAGAAAATTGCTGAAGCCAATTCAATCAAACTTGATCTTGTCTGATACACAACAAGTATCttagttttttcttttcttcctttgggTTTGGTTGTATGAACCTGTAAGTCAGCTTACAAGCAACACTTTATGTATCCTTCGATTGAAGTCGGCTCTTCCTTGCAGCTCACTCACTGTCACTGACTTTGCTTATTTGGGGGCAAgatatacaagaaaaaaaaaaacttggcagCTTCTCATGGTGAAATTTATTAAGTTTGCGATGAAACATGTAGTTAGTTTGGTGGAAGATAGCGTAAGATTTAAAGGTGGTTTGTGGGTGGTTTAGCTCATTCTGTGCATTGTTGTTCATCATGTACCAAAGATCTAATTATATAGGACCTTTGTATGTCTATCCCAAgtcataatgcaatgataaaGATGGTGGTGGTGTTGATTCTGATGCTGATGATTTCTTGGAGCTAAATGTTAGGAAATGTACACTGTACAAAATCTAGAGTTGAAAGGAATTCAGAAGAGAAAGAGCTGCCAAGAGCTAATGTTCTTTACCAGAGACGTAGCATCATCCATATTGAGGTATTTAGCGTTTGTGCTTAGCCCCCTGCGTTTGACGCATGGGTACATGAGTCAGATTTATATTGATAGTTAATCGGATTCAGAAATTAAAAGGGAGTAAAATTCAAGCCAACAAGAGATAAGGCGATGATTGTAGTTGGGACAAGAGAATGGCTGGTCAGCCACGTAGTTGGTACAAGAGGATGGAAAGGAAGATGATAGTAGTTGGTACAAGAGGATGGAAAGGAAGATGATAGTAGTTGGTACAAGAGGATGGAAAGGAAGATGATAGTAGTTGGTACAAGAGGATGGAAAGGAAGATGATAATAGTTCGTACAAGAGGATGGAAAGGAAGATGATAGTAGTTGGTACAAGAGGATGGAAAGGAAGATGATAATAGTTCGTACAAGAGGATGGAAAGGAAGATGATAGTAGTTGGTACAAGAGGATGGAAAGGAAGATGATAGTAGTTGGTACAAGAGGATGGAAAGGAAGATGATAGTAGTTGGTACAAGAGGATGGAAAGGAAGATGATAATAGTTCGTACAAGAGGATGGAAAGGAAGATGATAGTAGTTGGTACAAGAGGATGGAAAGGAAGATGATAATAGTTCGTACAAGAGGATGGAAAGGAAGATGATAGTAGTTGGTACAAGAGGATGGAAAGGAAGATGATAGTAGTTGGTACAAGAGGATGGAAAGGAAGATGATAGTAGTTGGTACAAGAGGATGGAAAGGAAGATGATAGTAGTTGGTACAAGAGgatggaaggaaggaaggaagaaaggaagcAAGAGCGCTTATATTATTTTTGAACGGGTCAAAGCAATGCCAAATGGGTTCTGATCTGTTCACCACACCATGGCAGGCAGGCTCAGAAGCAATGTTAGTACCTAAGGAACAACCATCGGCTAACTTCATATCATTCATTGAAATTTCCTAAAGACCATGTGTCCCAGTCCATGGCCGATTGATACATATCGGTCGATATAGGATCAAAAGtggaatttatttttatttattttggagCCATTGAGAAAGAACTCAGTCTGCAATGGTCTTTGGTAGAAGAAAGTTTAGGTGTAGAAACTCTACAGATTTGAGCAGAGTTAAATTTAAGATAGCAGCATTATGTGTATATGCTTCTACTATCAAACTAAATAACGAGACTCCAATCAATCAATGGATTGGTGTTCTCAATGTCTCCATATTTTGTAGGTGTGTTGGACCAAAGCTTAAAACTATTTCCATGATATATTATGTATGTAAGTTATTGATGTGGCAATAGTTGTTGCCTCATCGTTATCAACAATTCGGAGCTTCCTAAGGTAAGTACGACCATGGCATACAGGGATGTAGAGGTTGAAGTGCAATAGTGCTATGATTATCATCACTCAACTATTGCTTTGTCATATAAGAATATTATGACGAACTATCTATTGACCATGAGATTCTTCGTACTATGAAGGTTGTGAATTGACATCATAGAAGCTTTGTCGTATCCGTTAAAAGTCAatgactttcttcttcttctttcctttatcCTCCTTTACCATCAACGAGATGTTTGATCATCGAGCTCAGGAATATGAATGTTGGTTagtatgtgtaaaatattgctcatcCGTCTATGCTCCCGAGCCTAAGTAGTCCAAATAATCAATTGATTATCGCTCCTATCCATGGATCTCAAGGAACATGGACTACGAGCGAGAAGGTGCCTCGTCATCATGTTGCTCGTCAATCATATTTGAAGGATTAGCCGATGTTGTTGCCTTCCCCTTCTTCAAAATGCTGGGGGACGCTTATGATTGTGACTTGTCATGACTCCTATTAAACTAACTCCTTGATTACCATCGCCATGCCTATCATAGAGCTCCTCTTCTTACGAGCCACGTTGTTCCTCTTCTTCAACATCTTGTTGATGAAATGAGATCAAGTGTTGCTCTCCTTTCATGTCCTCTATGGGATCCTGTAATCCACCTTATCTCATACTACATATCTTGTCCAATCGAGTAGCAGTTAGTTGTCTCATACCAGTATTCCTACCCACTCTCTATGACATGATAGAGATTCTTGTTGTAGATGATCCATTGTCATCGACTAAAGGTCGAGGCTCATATCATCATCGTGACCCTTGTACTCATCATACATTGATGTCTCGAGAGTGTACCTGTGCCTTGCTTCCTATTCGGATTACttctataaatttttatttttttcttatcaaaTTCTACTCGAAAGGCTCTTCTTATCTCTTGAGGAACCTTCGTGCATTATGTGACATTGAGAAGTTCACCAATTATATGTTGGTCTTGATGAGTTATTCTACTATCATGACTGATATGACCAGAATGATACACTGCCAATGATAATAATGCTTTAAATGACGAACGTGATTTTATGCCAGATCATAAAGTTAGTGCTCTGGGTTCATTGGCCTACAAAACATGTCAATGGAATAAATTATCTCTAGTTAGCCCTTAATTATGTTATAAACATGCtgtaattaataataaattatcccCAATGACCCCTAAATTGGATCTAAATTGACGAAAAAAATTCTTAATTAGCTCCAATTACCCTTAATTCATATGTAAATGGAAGAATATACCTTTAATCCACAAACAATTTCATAATCAAGCAAGAATAAGCATACTATTATTAGCTCTAAATTGTTAGCATCATAACACTAAGATGGgtgaattaatattatttataaatttaaaatcaactTTACATTTCAATTGAGGGGCAGGAAAATATTGAAAACAATATAAGCAATAAGCATGAATAAGAAATGAAAACTAGAGAAAAAGAGGCacaagatttatagtggttcgatttttCCAATCAAATTTCAGTCTTGATTCTTCGATCTTCAAAGCCATGATATCCACCAACAATCTTTCCTTTAATAGGTAAATATCAACTATCCTTTATCCTTTTacaagcttcttctttttaagactTAAAAGAGAATCTTACACTTAAATCTTTTATAAAGAACTCCCATTTTCTACAATGTAAAATCATAacttaagatagagaaaaatcaaACAAAGCATAGAGAAAGCTACAATACCTACAAACTCAAGGATTGGATATTTTTATCAGCCAAACCCGAATGAtcaatttatagaccccaaaaaaTCTCATGAATAGAGCCAAAACTTTCACTTTCATGTAATTTTGAGGTATAAGCAATACTGTCATTACATCACACTGATATAACTTTTTACATGGTGGTGTTATCGTGATACTACTATATAATGTTTGACAAAACACCAAAACACCAAAGGCAGTATAGCACAATATGTTTGGTCCAACCCAATTTCAAACCCAATAATTATTTCAATAAATTGTGACTATTATAGCCTAATAACAAGGCAATTTGGCCTAAAATAAATTTGACCAAGACTATTAATTATCAATGGTTCATTTGACACAATCGAATCTTTTGATTTATTATCACAACTTCAACATGTCATGGTAACTTTTAATGTTATCAAATCTTTGGGCACATTATCAAATCTTCTGATATATCATCCTATCCTATCCTTTGACACGATATCCAATTCTTAGCATATCGACCAATCCTTTAGCCTTATGTTCAATTTCTTGACTTGATGATCTTTAGACacaatgaccaactctccatccGGATATTCGACCTTGCAGTGACTTGAATCcttaatcaaaatatttcttaTGTCATTTATCTtctttaaacttatcaattgatatcattattaaaATCTATGATTCATCATAAATTACTCTTGATTAACTCCAAATTGGGTCTTAATGTAAGAAAACGACCCAAATTAATCAAAGACTAAATCCACATAGATCATGACTTATTACAAAAATAAATAGTTAATAACATGCTAATAAGGCTTTacttaagattaatcttttgaaccATGCAAGAATAAGCCTTTAATTAGCTAGAAAATGCAGTATAATATACTCTTAAATCATGTAAGAAGTGGACAAATGATATCATTGAGCTTAATTTACTTAATTACCACTATTTAGAAGttaattaatcctaatcgacCTAAACATGAATTACTAAGACTTTAATTAGACATTAAACATAGTAGAATGAACTCTTAAATCATACAAGAAGTTGAAACATGATCAGCTCATTATGCTAATTACCCCTAATTACGTCTGGATCAATCATTAATCCTTAATCAATGAAGAATTATCAATAATCATTAGGCTAATtatataaaatgatgaaaaaaatacATAGAGATCACCTAAATATCTTAAATTGAAGACAAATTTCAGCCACTCGAGAGATTTATAAAGCCTCTTTTATCTAAACCAACATCCACTAAtcgtgctttgaaatctaaaatcATCAAGAGAGTGATCGAGTAAGAGTGAAAAACAAAATGAGAGGAGGCAGCCAAGAGAGGTCAAATAACCTAACAAACGGGGCTAATAGGATTAAATTCGACTTTTAACAATATTATACCGATTAAAATTGAATCGTTACCGATCGATACTACTGTTGCCAATGTGCACTGATCGATATTACTGTTGCCAATGTGCACCAATTAAAAAATTGGATCATCACGGGCTGATAGTACTACCATTCGGTATTGATCGGTGACGATCAAAATTCTTGACTCTACCGCTCGATACACTTTATACCCTGAAATTACGATCAATAACTTTGATAGAGTTAAGGTGATAGAAAAATATTTGCATGACTCTACCATCTGACCCCGTaggggtagaggaaatggaaaatGCCTATTGAATGGGTGTAACAATATGGTGCagtaaaaaggaagaaaaatacatGAAGTTATCCACTGGTTTCAATGTTAGCCCAAACACTACCATGTTATTTTAAATCTCACCACTACAAATAAATGACATAAAAGCACGTGTGTCATCCATCTCTATGGAGATATTCAATGGGTTTGGAGTCATTTAATCTCACCGCTTCCATATCATTTAATTTCACTAGTAGACTTCGACTAAAAATGAAATATTAAACTAAAACTGGACTGCTTCTACACGGTGCTACTTCTGATTTTGGATTCATCCATTCTCGTTTCAAAACCTCTGGTTTCAAatgatacaaatacatatatatatatatatatatatatatatatatatatatatatatatatatatatatatatatatatatatatatatatatatacataaacatacatatacatatatatatatatacatatacatatgtatacatatatgtatatatacacgtacatatacacatatatatatgtatatacacatacatatataaatatatatatatgtatatatatatgtatatatatatatacatatatatatgtatatatatatatatacatatatatacatatatatatgtatatatatatatatacatatatatacatatatatatgtatatatatatatatacatatatatacatatatatatgtatatatatatatatatacatatatatatatatatatatacatatatatatatatatttttttgtttcctctctctctctgacagGGAAAGAATCCTATTGATGTCTTGATGCTTAACCACCTTCTTGATTACCCATATGGGCTTCTGACATTTTTCTTTTAACTTCTGACTCCCATGACTTCTTTCCTCCCTTCTTAGGCTGTTCGTCCCGATCATTCTCTTCCTTCTTAACCTCCCTTGTTAACATAGTTTTGAGCAAACAGAAACAGGTTAGAGCAAGTTCCACGTCACCATGAAATGTGGTACTGAAGTATTAGTAGTTCTAATATTTAACAAGCTAGTTTAGGCtacaacagtgatttaaaaagtattAGGCGTCAAAAGACGTTAAGATCCAAAAACGCCCAAGGTGCAAGACGCTCGtccgagcgaaacgagacgctaaaatataaaaatatataatataattaatataaattatttaaataaaaaatatattattaaattaagaaaattgggtacaaaatcataatatcatattaataaaaagtcttaaaaatcaaaacaataaaattttacatcaaatctattgagttgctctatacacttgccatttattctgaaacttaacaataattttaaataaataaaaattaataatattaaaattaaaataatatattattaatctaataaataaaaatactattattagtatacagtaagCAGGATactgttaatatattgttaacagtatagtgagaagagtgtgagaagatcaAGGCTGTTGAGGCAACAACAACGGTAGCTGGAGCGGGAGCTACGCGTGGCAACTACAGTGAGAGCTGCGAGCGATAGCGGGAGtaagagcgacgagcgacgacagtAGTGACGAGCGACGATTGTGGCAGTGGTGAGAAGTCggcgagcagcgattgtggcagcaacGACTAGCGACAGCGGTAGCGGCAGTAGAGAGCAGCGaaagcggagaagaaatctcgatggcaaaatcgcgagtgttagggttggggaagtcgaggaaatcgcgagtgttagggttggggaagtcaaggaaatcgcgagagggagcctatcaatgatttagttggttcgattgaaccaactaaagcaccgaagatcgaaccagacgtaaaacattggttcgatcgcctggtttaacctgggcactcgcccgaagcgcccggcgcctgggctcgggcgaacgcctaggcggcgcctcgttgaagcgaggcgcttggacatgaagcgaggcactcgggcctcgcctcgcctcgcccgagcgcctaggcgagcgcccgagtgcctattgaaatcactgggctACAACAGGTTAAATGACACAAATGCCAGGTGATGGATCCAGACATTCATTACAATGCTATCAGAATAACACAGTGATGTCAGATATAGGCTAACAAGTGTGTTacataaagattattttatattaatgttTCTGGTATAAAAGCAAGATAGCTAAATATTTAGCATGCCTATTTAGGGCCACAAGATCAACTGCTATCTCTCTAGGGCTGCAGTGTCACCAGAACCAATGGCAATTAACAAGTTAACTGCTCAGCAATTCAGTAAAATTTTAGCAGAATAATAAACATAGTTGACAGTCAAATAAACCAAGATTATGAATTGGGTACCATGTACAATCAATCCGGACATTGGTTATTGCAGAATCGCTCCGCACAGGTTTTTCTGTCAGAAAGTTTATCAAAAGTTTCGCCAGTTCATAAGCAAAAGGATAACGATCAGTAGCAACTATTGGATGATGAAGTGCAGGAACTTACACTGAGATGACGCATATTTTAAATATGGAAAGTCCATATTCTCATGGAGTTCAGTTTTTATTAGCACTTGTAACTTCAAATTTTGGACTGCAAAATGGTGTCTCCTTGCAAATATCTTCGGTGGAGTTCAGTTTCTCATCTGAGTCTAAATCCTGTGTTTCCAAAGATTCCATATGAGGACCATGAGATAAGTAAAAATACTACTAAAGTTTATTGACAAAGTACAGCAAACAGGATGCCGATTTTGACATTATGTCAAATTTAGCTGGCATTGGTGCACAAATGAACCTGCAGCACATTTAGATAAAAGGAGGGGTGTGAAGGAAAAGTCACATCACTTTAATTAACATGATTACAAGTATCAACAAATGGTGAATTTTGGTGCCTTTGTAAGATTGCTCCACTACATGTCAAGGACTCATATGTTGGGCCATTTTATATATGTTTCAGCAAAACATAAACGAGTGCTTGGAAAAAGCCAACTCTCATTACACAAAGAAACTCATGATAGTGTTGTTATATGTCTACCATGCAGGTATTTATGCACTTATGCAGTGGTTCATAAGAGTATATCATCAGTAGATAATTTTTTCTGATTTCTTGTGAAACTTGACTTGTTCCATGCAGTCGCACGATATGAAAAGCAACATGAAATCAATGGTTTTTCGACATAACGAAGCATATGTTATGCCATGTTCTGGAAGGAATCTGAATTTTCAAACCTTGATGGTAAAAAATTTCTCGTGTCACTAGGAAAATGGTTATTAAAGTTTTCTTGATCCCTGGGAATCTAGCTTAAGTAGTCAGCAAAAATGTAGCAATATACATGTTCGAATATGACTAATTTTAAACATCCTATGACAAACAA
Coding sequences:
- the LOC103998508 gene encoding pre-mRNA cleavage factor Im 25 kDa subunit 2 isoform X2 encodes the protein MVTSPVVNTYPLSNYTFGTKEPKMEKDTSVADRLARMKVNYMKEGMRTSVEGILLVQEHNHPHILLLQIGNTFCKLPGGRLKPGENEMEGLKRKLCSKLAANSPSFQPNWQIGECVATWWRPNFETAMYPYCPPHITKPKECKKLFLVHLSEREYFAVPKNLKLLAVPLFELYDNVQRYGPVISTIPQQLSRFQFNMVTS
- the LOC103998508 gene encoding pre-mRNA cleavage factor Im 25 kDa subunit 2 isoform X1 translates to MVTSPVVNTYPLSNYTFGTKEPKMEKDTSVADRLARMKVKVHYWVQFSAPSVDGDSYSHVETWRLIYSFLCYMKEGMRTSVEGILLVQEHNHPHILLLQIGNTFCKLPGGRLKPGENEMEGLKRKLCSKLAANSPSFQPNWQIGECVATWWRPNFETAMYPYCPPHITKPKECKKLFLVHLSEREYFAVPKNLKLLAVPLFELYDNVQRYGPVISTIPQQLSRFQFNMVTS